In Bacteroidales bacterium, one genomic interval encodes:
- the arsB gene encoding ACR3 family arsenite efflux transporter, with protein sequence MTATKKSIGFFEKYLTLWVALCIGGGILIGSLAGDSIKVISNLEISKVNIPVAILIWLMIYPMMLQIDFTSIKQVGKKPLGVIWTVIINWLIKPFTMAFFAWLFFSKLYQAYIDPSLAGEYIAGAILLGAAPCTAMVFVWSYLSDGDPNYTLVQVSVNDLIILVAFIPIVGLLLGITNVVIPYGTLVASVVIFVVVPLVAGVITQRILLKSKGEQWFKQEFLPKLKPVSILALLITLVLLFAFQGQNILNNPFIILLIAIPLVIQTYFIFFLAWFGGRWMKLKYSICAPAAMIGASNFFELAVAVAIALFGLQSPAALVTVVGVLVEVPVMLSLVALANKWKY encoded by the coding sequence ATGACAGCTACTAAAAAATCCATCGGCTTTTTTGAAAAATATCTTACATTATGGGTTGCCCTTTGCATTGGTGGGGGAATATTGATTGGCAGTCTTGCCGGCGATAGCATCAAAGTGATCAGTAATCTGGAAATCTCGAAAGTGAATATTCCGGTAGCTATCCTGATCTGGCTGATGATCTATCCGATGATGCTTCAGATTGATTTTACCAGCATTAAGCAAGTCGGCAAAAAGCCGCTTGGCGTCATTTGGACGGTGATTATTAACTGGCTGATCAAGCCGTTTACGATGGCCTTTTTTGCCTGGCTGTTTTTCTCAAAACTGTATCAGGCCTACATTGATCCTTCGTTGGCTGGGGAATACATTGCCGGCGCCATTCTGCTTGGTGCCGCGCCCTGCACTGCAATGGTATTTGTGTGGTCGTACCTATCTGACGGCGACCCCAATTACACGCTGGTACAGGTTTCGGTGAATGACCTGATCATTCTGGTTGCTTTTATCCCAATCGTAGGATTGTTGCTTGGGATAACCAATGTAGTGATCCCTTATGGTACACTGGTGGCCAGCGTGGTGATCTTTGTTGTAGTGCCTTTGGTGGCGGGGGTAATTACCCAGCGCATTTTACTAAAATCGAAAGGAGAGCAGTGGTTTAAGCAGGAATTTCTTCCTAAACTGAAGCCCGTAAGTATTTTGGCGCTGCTGATCACGTTGGTTTTGTTGTTTGCTTTCCAGGGGCAAAACATTCTCAACAATCCGTTTATCATCTTGCTTATTGCCATTCCTTTGGTCATTCAAACCTATTTTATATTTTTCCTTGCCTGGTTTGGCGGCAGATGGATGAAGCTGAAGTATAGTATCTGTGCTCCGGCAGCCATGATTGGCGCAAGCAACTTTTTTGAGTTGGCTGTGGCCGTTGCCATCGCATTGTTCGGGCTTCAATCGCCGGCAGCGCTGGTTACTGTGGTGGGCGTGCTGGTAGAAGTGCCTGTGATGCTTTCGCTGGTGGCACTTGCCAACAAGTGGAAATATTAG
- the upp gene encoding uracil phosphoribosyltransferase — MVINLGKGNSLLSQFIAELRDVELQKDAMRFRKNLERIGEIFAYEISKKLEYETKEVVTPLGTAEMSVLKQYPVLAAIIRAGLPFHHGMLSFFDKSENAFISSYRKYYKDGTFEVHVQYVSKPSLEDRDLILVDPMLATGMSMALTYRELIEDEKPRHTHLIAIIASVEGVNYIKRNFSSSEITLWVGAIDDELTAQAYIVPGLGDAGDLAFGNKL; from the coding sequence ATGGTAATCAATCTTGGAAAAGGGAATTCACTGCTTAGCCAGTTTATCGCCGAGCTTAGGGATGTTGAGTTACAGAAGGATGCGATGCGGTTCAGGAAAAACCTTGAGCGCATTGGCGAAATTTTTGCCTATGAAATCAGCAAAAAGCTTGAATACGAAACCAAAGAGGTTGTGACTCCGCTTGGCACAGCCGAAATGAGTGTATTGAAACAATATCCCGTGCTTGCTGCCATCATCAGGGCGGGTCTGCCTTTTCATCATGGCATGCTTAGTTTTTTCGACAAATCGGAAAATGCTTTCATCTCTTCCTATCGCAAATATTACAAAGACGGTACCTTTGAAGTGCATGTGCAATATGTTTCAAAACCCTCGCTCGAAGATCGAGACCTCATCCTCGTTGACCCGATGCTGGCCACAGGCATGTCGATGGCACTTACCTACAGGGAACTTATTGAAGATGAAAAACCCCGACACACCCACCTTATCGCCATTATTGCCAGTGTTGAGGGGGTGAATTATATCAAACGAAACTTCTCAAGCAGCGAAATAACGCTTTGGGTTGGCGCTATTGATGACGAATTGACCGCCCAGGCTTACATTGTGCCGGGACTCGGCGACGCAGGCGACCTCGCTTTTGGAAATAAACTGTAG
- the arsM gene encoding arsenite methyltransferase, which translates to MENIKEIVKEKYGRIAAMSDDSGSGGCCGGSSCCGSAMDYTVFSESYETQEGYHADANLGLGCGIPTEFAGLKAGDHVLDLGSGAGNDCFVARAIVGAGGRVTGLDFSEEMITKALKNVAKLGFENVVFVQGDIEEMPFTNSRFDVILSNCVLNLVPDKSTAFAEMMRVLRPGGHFCVSDVVTKGELPQSVKNDAEMYAGCVAGALNMDDYLQIIRDAGFENTQIHKQKKIEIPDEILKNYLSEGETLAEMKDNTGLFSITVSAHKLKESTQN; encoded by the coding sequence ATGGAAAATATTAAAGAAATCGTAAAAGAAAAATACGGCCGGATTGCAGCAATGTCGGACGACTCAGGAAGCGGGGGCTGCTGTGGCGGTTCATCATGTTGCGGATCAGCGATGGATTACACCGTTTTCAGCGAAAGCTATGAAACACAGGAAGGCTATCACGCCGATGCCAACCTGGGATTGGGATGTGGCATTCCGACTGAATTTGCCGGTTTGAAAGCGGGGGATCATGTGCTTGACCTGGGCAGCGGCGCCGGAAATGATTGCTTTGTTGCCCGTGCAATAGTTGGAGCAGGCGGCAGAGTTACAGGGCTTGATTTCTCAGAAGAAATGATCACAAAAGCCTTGAAAAACGTTGCAAAACTTGGCTTTGAAAATGTGGTTTTTGTCCAGGGGGATATTGAGGAAATGCCTTTCACCAATAGCCGGTTTGATGTCATTTTATCCAACTGCGTACTCAACCTGGTTCCGGATAAATCAACGGCTTTCGCTGAAATGATGCGGGTACTTAGGCCAGGCGGGCATTTTTGTGTATCAGATGTTGTAACCAAAGGTGAGTTGCCCCAAAGCGTGAAAAATGATGCCGAAATGTATGCAGGGTGTGTGGCCGGAGCCTTGAATATGGACGACTATCTGCAGATCATCAGGGATGCCGGATTTGAAAATACCCAAATTCATAAGCAAAAGAAAATTGAAATCCCTGATGAAATCCTGAAGAACTATCTTTCGGAAGGCGAAACGCTGGCTGAGATGAAAGATAACACCGGGTTATTTTCAATTACGGTTAGTGCGCACAAATTGAAGGAATCAACCCAAAATTGA
- a CDS encoding tetratricopeptide repeat protein: MEILKTAIIVLFMMITISWSSSAQNEKKLQDAFATSYKLETEGSYSKAIDVLKSGYDEMSYPINIRLGWLSYLNGSFTESAAYYNKSIQLMPMSIEARLGFALPASAMGNWDHVVTRYNEILKIDPNHSLTNYRMGLIYYYREDYATAFKYFERIANMYPFDYDAIHMFAWVHLRQGKKKEAHALFHKALLIRPNDASALEGLNLSN; this comes from the coding sequence ATGGAAATTTTAAAAACAGCAATCATCGTACTTTTTATGATGATCACCATTTCATGGTCATCATCTGCTCAAAATGAAAAGAAACTCCAGGATGCGTTTGCAACCAGCTACAAACTGGAGACGGAGGGGAGTTACAGCAAAGCCATTGATGTGTTGAAAAGCGGGTACGACGAAATGTCCTATCCGATTAACATCCGATTGGGCTGGCTTTCGTACCTCAACGGCTCATTTACTGAGTCCGCAGCTTATTACAACAAATCCATCCAGTTGATGCCAATGAGCATCGAAGCCAGGCTGGGTTTTGCATTGCCGGCATCGGCTATGGGCAACTGGGATCATGTGGTGACCCGATACAATGAAATCCTGAAAATTGACCCCAACCATTCCCTGACCAACTACAGAATGGGGCTGATCTATTACTACCGCGAGGATTACGCCACCGCTTTCAAATATTTTGAACGCATTGCCAATATGTACCCGTTCGACTACGACGCCATTCACATGTTTGCCTGGGTTCATCTGCGCCAGGGAAAGAAAAAGGAGGCGCATGCCCTATTTCACAAAGCATTGCTCATTCGACCAAACGATGCATCGGCCCTCGAAGGGCTGAACCTTTCGAACTAA
- a CDS encoding winged helix-turn-helix transcriptional regulator: protein MTYSKANRFDDELQQLAKYASVLSHPARLAILKFLASCETCISGDISQEIPLSRTTVTQHLTELKKVGLIRGEIDGVKVNYCIDREAVKQMIEGFTAFFGEISQTKQLNCINTK from the coding sequence ATGACCTATTCCAAAGCAAACAGATTTGATGATGAACTTCAGCAACTGGCGAAATATGCCAGTGTGCTTTCCCATCCTGCCCGCCTGGCGATTTTGAAATTTCTAGCCAGTTGCGAAACCTGTATTTCGGGGGATATTTCCCAGGAGATCCCTCTCAGCCGAACCACGGTAACCCAGCATCTTACCGAACTGAAGAAAGTCGGACTGATAAGGGGAGAAATTGATGGGGTAAAAGTGAATTACTGCATTGACAGGGAAGCTGTTAAACAGATGATTGAAGGATTTACTGCTTTTTTCGGAGAGATTTCACAAACAAAACAACTGAATTGTATCAACACCAAATAA
- a CDS encoding arsenate reductase ArsC — MKILILCTGNSCRSQMAEGFFKSFDPRLEVYSAGTVPAGQVNPYAVKVMNEIGIDISTQTSDHVDKYIDQPFDYVITVCDDANEKCPVFVGQVKHRLHIGFDDPADATGTDEEILPVYRRVRDEIGETFEKFFKEEILNQL; from the coding sequence ATGAAAATACTCATATTATGTACCGGTAACTCCTGCCGCAGCCAGATGGCTGAAGGCTTTTTTAAATCTTTCGATCCGCGTCTCGAAGTTTACTCCGCCGGAACTGTACCTGCCGGCCAAGTCAATCCTTACGCTGTGAAAGTAATGAATGAGATAGGAATTGACATTTCAACCCAAACATCGGATCACGTTGACAAATACATTGATCAGCCCTTTGACTATGTAATTACCGTTTGCGATGATGCCAACGAAAAATGCCCTGTGTTCGTCGGGCAGGTTAAACACAGGCTGCACATCGGTTTTGATGACCCGGCCGACGCCACCGGCACGGATGAGGAGATTTTACCGGTTTATCGCAGAGTGAGGGATGAAATCGGGGAAACGTTCGAAAAGTTTTTTAAAGAAGAAATTTTAAATCAACTCTAA
- a CDS encoding DegV family EDD domain-containing protein yields MIKKEIDFSTLDGKRFYYSFLAGSQRLFDNQVLLNKINVFPVKDADTGTNLVSTVRSIIDSIIPSDNFSVTANAVADAALVGARGNSGIIFAQFLYGFSSEFSDEQTIDINRFSAAINRGVQQSYEAISNPVEGTMITVIREWAEYIQKIKDKFDNFNQLIAESYTQAKQSLLETPEKLEVLAKAKVVDAGAKGFVVFLEGMIDFFKHGEIKKIIGARNVIKVNAMEGIHDHENITYRFCTEAMLVGENINREKLRSKIDHLGDSLVIAGSPKKMRIHIHTDTPDKLFARVSQFGSITFQKVDDMVMQMDIAENRKYPIAIVTDSTCDLPQEFIEKHQIVVVPLSVHFGDTYYLDRLTIKPDRFYDLINTSPQYPSTAQPSFKDFSNTYNYLSTHYDSVIGIHISEAMSGTCSNSRKAAKTISSFTKKPITVLNSKRLSCGLGLIVLRAVEGLQEKMTHEELVKNVELWSEKTDILVTTKTMKYLVKSGRVNAMKGFVGKFLNVKPIITVNNEGKSELFGKPFTEKSSMKMAMKMVDTKLSKNKLWGYAISHANNPDTAEWFTKEMLQRTGMSPRFINDASPVLGVNTGPGVVALSLMFE; encoded by the coding sequence ATGATAAAGAAAGAAATAGACTTCAGTACCCTGGACGGAAAACGTTTTTATTACAGCTTTTTGGCGGGTTCTCAGCGATTATTCGATAACCAGGTGTTGCTCAACAAAATCAATGTATTTCCTGTAAAGGATGCCGATACGGGAACTAACCTGGTTTCAACCGTTCGCTCTATTATTGATTCGATCATTCCTTCCGACAATTTTTCGGTCACAGCAAATGCCGTTGCCGATGCGGCACTCGTTGGCGCCAGGGGAAATTCAGGAATCATTTTTGCCCAGTTCTTATATGGTTTCAGCAGTGAATTCAGTGATGAACAAACCATTGATATCAACAGGTTTTCAGCCGCCATTAACAGAGGAGTGCAACAATCCTATGAAGCCATTTCGAACCCGGTTGAAGGGACCATGATTACCGTGATCAGGGAATGGGCAGAATATATCCAGAAAATAAAAGACAAATTCGACAACTTTAACCAGCTGATCGCCGAATCCTATACTCAGGCTAAGCAATCGCTGCTTGAAACACCTGAAAAACTTGAAGTGCTTGCAAAAGCCAAAGTGGTGGATGCCGGCGCCAAGGGTTTTGTGGTTTTCCTTGAAGGTATGATTGACTTCTTCAAACACGGGGAAATAAAAAAGATCATTGGAGCGCGTAATGTGATTAAAGTGAATGCGATGGAAGGAATTCATGATCATGAGAACATTACCTATCGTTTTTGCACCGAAGCCATGCTGGTAGGTGAAAATATTAACCGCGAAAAACTCCGCAGCAAAATTGATCATCTTGGTGATTCACTGGTAATCGCAGGGTCGCCGAAAAAAATGCGTATTCACATTCATACCGACACCCCCGATAAATTATTTGCCAGGGTCAGCCAGTTTGGAAGTATCACTTTCCAAAAGGTAGATGATATGGTGATGCAAATGGATATCGCCGAAAACCGGAAATATCCCATTGCCATCGTCACTGACTCCACCTGCGATCTGCCGCAGGAATTCATCGAAAAACACCAGATCGTTGTCGTCCCACTTTCGGTTCATTTTGGCGACACTTATTACCTCGACAGGCTAACCATCAAACCTGACAGGTTCTATGATCTGATCAATACCTCACCTCAGTATCCAAGCACTGCCCAGCCATCGTTCAAGGATTTCAGCAATACCTATAATTACCTGAGCACTCATTATGATTCGGTAATCGGGATTCACATCAGCGAAGCCATGAGCGGTACCTGCTCCAACAGTCGTAAGGCTGCAAAAACCATCAGCAGCTTCACCAAAAAACCAATTACAGTCTTAAACTCCAAAAGGTTGTCATGTGGATTGGGCTTAATCGTGTTACGCGCAGTGGAAGGGCTCCAGGAAAAAATGACACATGAAGAGCTGGTTAAAAATGTTGAACTTTGGTCTGAAAAAACAGACATCCTCGTCACAACCAAAACCATGAAATATCTTGTAAAAAGCGGCAGGGTAAATGCCATGAAAGGGTTTGTCGGTAAGTTTTTAAACGTTAAACCGATTATAACTGTCAACAACGAGGGTAAATCTGAACTTTTCGGGAAACCTTTTACTGAAAAGTCGAGCATGAAAATGGCGATGAAAATGGTGGATACAAAATTGAGTAAAAACAAACTCTGGGGCTATGCCATTTCGCACGCCAACAACCCGGATACAGCCGAGTGGTTCACTAAAGAGATGTTGCAGCGAACAGGGATGAGTCCACGGTTCATCAATGATGCGTCACCTGTCCTTGGGGTGAATACGGGACCTGGCGTAGTTGCCTTGTCGTTGATGTTTGAGTAG
- a CDS encoding lysophospholipid acyltransferase family protein, with amino-acid sequence MKTGGFYIVYAFIWLLTLLPLRILYIFSDFAFLVVYYLIGYRKKVVQDNLRYAFPDQPEDEIKAISKRFFHHFCDFLIESVKLIHLSQKEIDKRFRYINADLFDKYYEAGKSVVLVLGHYGNWEWVANCTSKIRHEPYAIYKPLRNEKFDQLLLSIRTKWQMAALPMNDVIRLVIQKEKEKVRIITSFLVDQTPPRSYHFWIRFMNRETPFYTGPAKIARKFGHPVIYMKVQKVKRGYYTVGFFPLFDEPAKATENDIITRVVEVLEETIREKPEYWLWSHRRWKHNKENLPQTNN; translated from the coding sequence ATGAAAACTGGTGGTTTCTATATTGTTTACGCCTTTATCTGGCTCCTTACCCTGCTGCCGCTTCGGATATTGTACATATTTTCCGACTTTGCATTTTTAGTCGTCTATTATCTCATAGGTTACCGTAAAAAGGTGGTTCAGGATAACCTCCGTTATGCATTTCCTGATCAACCGGAGGACGAAATCAAAGCCATTTCCAAACGTTTTTTCCATCATTTTTGCGATTTTCTAATCGAATCGGTCAAATTAATCCATCTTAGCCAGAAGGAGATTGACAAGCGGTTTCGATACATCAATGCAGACCTTTTTGACAAGTATTATGAAGCAGGTAAAAGTGTGGTTTTAGTCCTTGGGCATTACGGTAACTGGGAGTGGGTGGCAAATTGCACATCAAAAATCCGGCACGAACCTTATGCTATTTACAAACCTTTGAGAAATGAGAAGTTTGACCAGTTATTGCTTTCCATTCGCACAAAGTGGCAAATGGCTGCTTTACCGATGAATGATGTGATCAGGCTGGTTATTCAAAAAGAGAAGGAAAAAGTCCGGATCATTACCTCATTTTTAGTTGACCAAACGCCACCGCGTAGTTACCATTTCTGGATCCGGTTTATGAACCGCGAGACTCCTTTTTATACCGGACCCGCCAAGATTGCCAGAAAATTTGGCCACCCTGTTATTTACATGAAAGTACAAAAAGTTAAACGCGGATACTATACCGTCGGGTTTTTCCCTTTGTTCGATGAGCCGGCCAAAGCAACCGAAAACGATATTATCACCAGAGTTGTTGAGGTGCTTGAAGAAACCATACGTGAGAAACCTGAATACTGGCTGTGGTCGCACAGACGATGGAAGCACAATAAAGAAAATCTTCCGCAAACCAACAATTGA
- a CDS encoding glycogen/starch synthase, translating into MISKIEKTKVLYIMQEITPYLKESPISNIGRFLPQGIQEKGKEIRTFMPKFGNINERRNQLHEVIRLSGMNLIIDDSDHPLIIKVASIQQARMQVYFIDNEDYFHRKSVFRDKNGVFFEDNDERLIFFARGVIETVRKLGWPPDIIHCHGWFTSLVPLYIKRAFKDNPLFSYSTVVYSLYDDDFEEKLSQDLIKKLKFDKIKEVDLKNYRNPDHVKLAKSAMRYADAIVIGSEKINPELEDFARSIEKPLLEYHDQETYIGAFSDFYDKLLKNKKD; encoded by the coding sequence ATGATTTCTAAAATAGAAAAAACAAAAGTTCTGTACATAATGCAGGAGATTACGCCTTATCTCAAAGAGAGTCCGATCAGCAACATCGGCCGGTTTCTGCCACAAGGAATCCAGGAGAAAGGTAAGGAAATAAGAACTTTTATGCCAAAATTTGGCAACATCAACGAGCGCCGCAATCAGTTGCACGAGGTGATCAGACTTTCGGGTATGAACCTGATTATTGATGACTCCGACCATCCGCTCATCATCAAGGTAGCTTCAATACAGCAGGCACGGATGCAGGTTTATTTTATTGACAATGAAGACTACTTTCACCGAAAATCCGTTTTCAGGGATAAAAACGGAGTGTTTTTTGAAGATAATGACGAACGACTTATCTTTTTTGCACGGGGTGTGATCGAAACCGTCAGAAAACTGGGATGGCCTCCCGATATCATTCACTGCCACGGCTGGTTCACAAGTCTCGTTCCTTTATATATTAAAAGAGCTTTTAAGGACAATCCGCTGTTTTCCTATTCTACCGTTGTCTATTCACTTTACGATGATGATTTCGAAGAAAAACTGAGTCAGGATTTAATTAAAAAGCTAAAGTTTGACAAGATCAAGGAGGTGGACCTGAAGAATTACCGTAACCCTGATCACGTTAAATTAGCCAAATCAGCCATGAGATATGCTGACGCCATCGTTATTGGTAGTGAAAAGATAAATCCGGAATTGGAAGATTTTGCCCGAAGTATTGAAAAGCCTTTGCTTGAGTACCATGATCAAGAAACCTATATTGGGGCTTTTAGCGACTTTTACGATAAATTATTGAAAAATAAAAAAGATTAA
- a CDS encoding ABC transporter permease — MRNQVLLENVKISVEAIRSHILRSILTILIIAFGIMALVGISTAIDALEKSFAENLMMMGSNTFSIRNRSMRVQMGHNTQKAKYYEPIKFKQAMDFKESFEYPAFVSVYTYATWAATVRYESETTNPNISVLGSDDNYLITAGLELEKGRSFGWQEILLGSNVAIIGAEIAKNLFKNKEEPLDKFITVGSGKYRVIGVIKEKGSGMGFTPDRQLIIPITNARHYFSRPNMSYSINVMPENLRDIDAAIGEASGLFRVIRQNKLYEEDDFDVTKSDQLLQMLYENTKKIKMAALIIGFITLFGAAIGLMNIMLVSVTERTREIGIRKSLGATSIAIRNQFLVESVIIGQLGGIVGIVLGILAGNVVSIFTSTSFIIPWIWIGIGVALCFGVALLSGILPALKAAKLDPIESLRYE, encoded by the coding sequence ATGAGAAACCAGGTTCTTCTTGAAAATGTCAAAATCTCTGTCGAAGCCATCCGCAGCCACATCCTGCGTTCCATACTTACAATACTCATTATAGCATTCGGGATCATGGCGCTGGTAGGTATTTCAACTGCTATAGATGCGTTGGAAAAAAGCTTTGCCGAAAACCTGATGATGATGGGATCAAACACTTTTTCGATCAGAAACCGCTCGATGCGCGTGCAAATGGGGCATAATACCCAGAAGGCAAAATACTATGAGCCGATTAAATTCAAACAGGCTATGGACTTCAAAGAGAGTTTTGAGTATCCGGCTTTTGTTTCGGTTTACACCTATGCCACATGGGCAGCCACTGTGCGTTATGAATCTGAAACCACCAATCCCAATATTTCGGTATTAGGCTCCGATGATAACTACCTGATCACTGCCGGTTTGGAACTCGAGAAAGGGAGGTCGTTTGGCTGGCAGGAAATCCTTTTAGGATCAAATGTAGCCATTATCGGTGCAGAAATTGCCAAAAATCTTTTCAAAAATAAGGAAGAACCCCTAGATAAATTCATTACTGTTGGGTCTGGTAAATACCGGGTTATCGGGGTGATTAAAGAAAAAGGTTCAGGGATGGGTTTTACTCCAGACCGGCAGCTGATTATACCTATCACCAACGCCAGGCACTATTTTTCACGTCCCAATATGTCCTACAGCATCAATGTGATGCCCGAAAACCTTCGGGATATTGATGCGGCGATTGGTGAAGCCTCAGGTCTTTTCAGGGTGATCCGGCAAAATAAACTCTACGAGGAAGATGATTTCGATGTCACCAAAAGTGACCAGTTGCTACAGATGCTTTACGAGAACACCAAAAAGATCAAAATGGCAGCACTCATCATTGGATTTATTACTTTATTTGGCGCTGCTATTGGTTTGATGAACATCATGCTCGTGTCGGTTACTGAGCGCACACGTGAAATTGGCATCCGGAAATCACTGGGAGCCACAAGTATCGCCATCCGAAACCAATTTTTGGTAGAGTCTGTAATTATCGGCCAGCTTGGTGGTATAGTTGGTATTGTACTGGGAATTCTCGCCGGCAATGTGGTTTCCATTTTTACAAGTACCAGTTTCATCATTCCATGGATTTGGATAGGAATCGGAGTGGCATTATGTTTTGGTGTTGCGCTGTTATCTGGAATACTCCCGGCACTAAAAGCCGCCAAATTAGATCCGATAGAATCATTAAGGTACGAGTAG